The following are encoded together in the Streptomyces sp. NBC_00358 genome:
- a CDS encoding globin domain-containing protein, translated as MLSEQSASTVRATLPVVGAAIGEITERFYAGLFTAHPELLRDLFNRGNQAAGTQRQALAGSIAAFATYLVDHPDERPDAMLSRIAHKHASLGVAPEQYKVVHEHLFAAIVEVLGDAVTAEVAAAWDEVYWLMANALIAIEKRLYEENADDGALHPWVVTGRVEETADVATFLIRPADGGALPDFRAGQYVSVGVELPDGARQIRQYSLSGAPGSPVRRISVKRVRADENAGVASPEGEVSSHLHAHVREGSVLEVSAPYGDLVLDDTDAPLLLASAGIGVTPVISMLEQLAITGHKAPVTVVHADRSPAEHALRAEHEAFAGELADAETHFWYERAEPGHPAERTGLVDLSGVTVRPGTHAYLCGPLPFMRAVRTQLLEKGVPASDIHYEVFGPDLWLARS; from the coding sequence ATGCTGTCCGAACAATCCGCCTCCACCGTCCGCGCGACCCTCCCCGTGGTCGGCGCCGCCATCGGCGAGATCACCGAGCGCTTCTACGCCGGACTGTTCACCGCCCACCCCGAACTGCTCCGCGACCTGTTCAACCGCGGCAACCAGGCCGCGGGCACCCAGCGTCAGGCCCTCGCGGGATCCATCGCCGCCTTCGCGACCTACCTGGTCGACCACCCCGACGAGCGGCCCGACGCGATGCTGAGCCGCATCGCCCACAAGCACGCCTCCCTGGGTGTCGCGCCCGAGCAGTACAAGGTCGTGCACGAGCACCTCTTCGCCGCCATCGTCGAGGTGCTCGGCGACGCGGTCACCGCGGAGGTCGCCGCCGCCTGGGACGAGGTCTACTGGCTCATGGCGAACGCCCTGATCGCCATCGAGAAGCGCCTCTACGAAGAGAACGCGGACGACGGGGCCCTGCACCCCTGGGTGGTCACCGGGCGCGTCGAGGAGACCGCCGACGTCGCCACCTTCCTGATCCGCCCGGCCGACGGCGGAGCCCTGCCGGACTTCCGGGCCGGCCAGTACGTCTCCGTCGGTGTCGAACTCCCGGACGGCGCCCGCCAGATACGCCAGTACAGCCTCTCCGGCGCGCCCGGCTCCCCGGTGCGCCGGATCAGCGTCAAGCGGGTGCGCGCGGACGAGAACGCCGGTGTCGCGAGCCCCGAGGGCGAGGTCTCCAGCCATCTGCACGCGCACGTCCGCGAGGGCAGCGTCCTGGAGGTCTCCGCGCCGTACGGCGACCTGGTCCTCGACGACACGGACGCCCCGCTCCTCCTCGCGTCCGCGGGCATCGGCGTCACCCCGGTGATCTCCATGCTGGAGCAGCTTGCGATCACCGGCCACAAGGCCCCCGTCACGGTGGTGCACGCCGACCGCTCCCCCGCCGAGCACGCGCTGCGCGCCGAGCACGAGGCGTTCGCGGGCGAACTCGCCGACGCGGAGACCCACTTCTGGTACGAGCGGGCCGAGCCGGGCCACCCGGCCGAGCGGACCGGTCTGGTCGACCTCTCCGGAGTCACCGTACGGCCGGGCACGCACGCCTACCTGTGCGGTCCGCTGCCCTTCATGCGCGCGGTACGGACCCAGCTCCTCGAAAAGGGCGTGCCCGCCTCCGACATCCACTACGAGGTCTTCGGGCCGGACCTCTGGCTGGCCCGGTCCTGA
- the glnA gene encoding type I glutamate--ammonia ligase, translated as MDKQQEFVLRTLEERDIRFVRLWFTDVLGFLKSVAVAPAELEQAFDEGIGFDGSAIEGFARVYESDMIAKPDPSTFQVLPWRAEAPGTARMFCDILMPDGSPSFADPRYVLKRALNKTSDLGFTFYTHPEIEFFLLKDRPLDGSRPTPADNSGYFDHTPQNVGQDFRRQAITMLESMGISVEFSHHEGAPGQQEIDLRYADALSTADNIMTFRLIMKQVALEQGVQATFMPKPFSEYPGSGMHTHLSLFEGDRNAFYESGSEYQLSKVGRSFIAGLLKHAAEISAVTNQWVNSYKRIWGGSERTAGAGGEAPSYICWGHNNRSALVRVPMYKPGKTGSARVEVRSIDSGANPYLAYALLLAAGLKGIEEGYELPPGADDDVWALSDAERRAMGIEPLPQNLGEALTLMQRSELVAETLGEHVFDFFLRNKKAEWEEYRSEVTAFELRKNLPVL; from the coding sequence ATGGACAAGCAGCAGGAGTTCGTGCTCCGGACACTGGAGGAGCGTGACATCCGGTTCGTACGTCTGTGGTTCACGGACGTACTCGGCTTCCTCAAGTCGGTGGCCGTGGCCCCGGCGGAGCTGGAACAGGCCTTCGACGAGGGCATCGGCTTCGACGGCTCGGCCATCGAGGGCTTCGCCCGCGTGTACGAGTCCGACATGATCGCCAAGCCGGACCCGTCCACCTTCCAGGTGCTGCCCTGGCGCGCCGAGGCCCCCGGTACGGCCCGGATGTTCTGCGACATCCTGATGCCGGACGGGTCGCCGTCCTTCGCGGACCCGCGCTATGTCCTCAAGCGCGCCCTCAACAAGACCTCGGACCTGGGTTTCACCTTCTACACCCACCCCGAGATCGAGTTCTTCCTGCTGAAGGACCGCCCGCTGGACGGCTCGCGCCCCACCCCCGCCGACAACTCCGGCTACTTCGACCACACCCCGCAGAACGTCGGCCAGGACTTCCGGCGCCAGGCCATCACGATGCTGGAGTCGATGGGCATCTCGGTCGAGTTCAGCCACCACGAGGGCGCCCCCGGCCAGCAGGAGATCGACCTGCGCTACGCCGACGCGCTCTCCACGGCGGACAACATCATGACCTTCCGGCTGATCATGAAGCAGGTCGCGCTGGAGCAGGGTGTCCAGGCCACCTTCATGCCGAAGCCGTTCTCGGAGTACCCGGGCAGCGGTATGCACACGCACCTCTCGCTCTTCGAGGGCGACCGCAACGCGTTCTACGAGTCCGGCTCGGAGTACCAGCTCTCCAAGGTCGGCCGCTCCTTCATCGCCGGCCTCCTGAAGCACGCGGCGGAGATCTCCGCCGTCACCAACCAGTGGGTCAACTCCTACAAGCGCATCTGGGGCGGCTCCGAGCGCACCGCGGGCGCCGGCGGCGAGGCCCCCTCGTACATCTGCTGGGGCCACAACAACCGCTCCGCCCTCGTCCGCGTGCCCATGTACAAGCCCGGCAAGACCGGTTCGGCGCGGGTCGAGGTCCGCTCGATCGACTCCGGCGCGAACCCGTACCTGGCGTACGCGCTGCTCCTGGCCGCGGGCCTGAAGGGCATCGAGGAGGGGTACGAGCTCCCGCCGGGCGCCGACGACGACGTCTGGGCCCTCTCCGACGCCGAGCGCCGTGCCATGGGCATCGAGCCTCTCCCGCAGAACCTCGGCGAGGCGCTGACCCTCATGCAGCGCAGCGAACTCGTCGCCGAGACCCTCGGCGAGCACGTCTTCGACTTCTTCCTGCGCAACAAGAAGGCGGAGTGGGAGGAGTACCGCTCCGAGGTCACCGCCTTCGAGCTGCGGAAGAACCTGCCGGTGCTGTAA
- a CDS encoding transcriptional regulator, which produces MNHPANGLDDVVHQRVRLGILAIAHEARRVEFGFLRSTLDLTAGNLSQHLAVLEKAGLVEIEKGYEGKRGRTWVHLTAAGEKALRNEINQLKRLIHQVEHSEHSSDRSGDLPT; this is translated from the coding sequence GTGAACCATCCCGCCAACGGACTCGACGACGTCGTTCACCAGAGGGTCAGGCTGGGCATCCTGGCGATCGCTCACGAGGCTCGACGCGTGGAATTCGGCTTTCTGCGGAGCACCCTCGACCTGACCGCCGGCAATCTCAGCCAGCATCTGGCCGTACTCGAGAAGGCCGGACTCGTAGAGATCGAGAAGGGTTACGAGGGGAAACGCGGCCGCACCTGGGTCCACCTCACCGCCGCCGGCGAGAAGGCCCTCCGTAACGAGATCAACCAGCTCAAGCGGCTCATCCACCAAGTCGAGCACAGCGAGCACAGCTCTGATCGGAGCGGCGACCTCCCCACCTGA
- a CDS encoding LPXTG cell wall anchor domain-containing protein yields MRQRIRPSHLRRSAALVAAVATVAAVPVVGASSAYADQGEPSLVVSTLPTASPEPGEVYDKSVVVTNNGTAAADGFTFGVRLSRGLDFPEAVPGCTYSTVKDQVGQALCKLDTVIEPGASVETHVRFKALPKALMEEVEYGTSPTGEAPGDEFGDSFRRLTLTADSSADLVAVGEDTEALAGGQQSIFVGLRNDGPGWIRNQTSDDQPALMVRIPKGTTAIKVPHDCQPFGIDGPNAPGGTPGRAVYVCTPDDHTIEVGQTLTYAFTLDVAKGTKTTDGEVKATSVYDIHPDFDKNPANDTAKIHVAIPTDNEEDPQPSASATSPGSSGGGDGNDPEGQSTGGSGSTGGTGSTSAGSTTGGSTTGSVGGTLASTGSDGTPTLAGAAAAAAVLGGGLVLAVRRRRTAAES; encoded by the coding sequence GTGCGCCAGCGCATCCGCCCCTCGCACCTCCGCCGGTCGGCGGCCCTCGTGGCCGCCGTCGCGACCGTCGCGGCCGTCCCCGTGGTCGGCGCCTCCTCGGCCTACGCCGACCAGGGCGAGCCCTCACTGGTGGTCTCGACCCTGCCGACCGCGTCGCCCGAGCCCGGCGAGGTGTACGACAAGTCCGTCGTCGTCACCAACAACGGCACCGCGGCCGCGGACGGTTTCACCTTCGGGGTCCGGCTGAGCCGGGGGCTCGACTTCCCCGAGGCCGTGCCGGGCTGCACCTACTCGACCGTCAAGGACCAGGTCGGGCAGGCACTTTGCAAGCTCGACACCGTCATCGAGCCCGGTGCCTCCGTCGAGACGCACGTGCGGTTCAAGGCGCTGCCCAAGGCGCTGATGGAGGAGGTCGAGTACGGCACCTCGCCCACCGGTGAGGCTCCGGGGGACGAGTTCGGCGACAGTTTCCGACGGCTGACCCTGACCGCCGACAGCTCGGCCGACCTCGTCGCCGTCGGTGAGGACACCGAGGCCCTCGCGGGCGGGCAGCAGTCCATCTTCGTGGGACTCCGCAACGACGGCCCCGGCTGGATCCGGAACCAGACGAGCGACGACCAGCCGGCGCTCATGGTGCGGATACCGAAGGGCACGACCGCCATCAAGGTTCCCCACGACTGCCAGCCGTTCGGGATCGACGGCCCGAACGCGCCCGGAGGGACGCCGGGCAGGGCCGTGTACGTCTGCACGCCCGACGACCACACCATCGAGGTAGGCCAGACCCTCACGTACGCCTTCACGCTGGACGTCGCGAAGGGCACGAAGACCACCGACGGCGAGGTGAAGGCGACCTCCGTCTACGACATCCACCCGGACTTCGACAAGAACCCCGCCAACGACACGGCCAAGATCCACGTCGCCATCCCCACCGACAACGAGGAGGACCCCCAGCCGTCGGCATCCGCCACCTCCCCTGGCTCCTCCGGCGGCGGTGACGGCAACGACCCCGAGGGGCAGTCCACCGGCGGCTCCGGCAGCACGGGCGGCACCGGCTCCACGTCGGCCGGCTCCACGACCGGCGGCTCCACCACCGGTTCCGTCGGCGGCACCCTGGCGAGCACCGGCTCCGACGGCACCCCGACGCTCGCCGGCGCCGCGGCCGCCGCGGCCGTCCTCGGCGGAGGCCTGGTCCTGGCCGTCCGCCGTCGCCGTACCGCCGCGGAGTCCTGA
- a CDS encoding TolB family protein — protein MTLRTRILVLVCALVVLAGVATASVLHASARAERRNQARPGGPRITAGPVSLTDSRRLVFRNMAWGPHRDELTSVAASDPSGPRTAARVKCLRFYAASGTGVCLQAVHGAMRDTYRAVILDAGLRVRARYEVPGIPSRARVSPSGRYAAWTAFVGGDSYAGTNFSTRAAIVDTRTGRLTPSLEEYRVVKDGRTYHAADVNFWGVTFAADDRTFYATMATHGTTHLVRGDLTARTVTTLRANVECPSLSPDGTRIAFKKRVKGLPKDAPWHLYVLDLRTGRETPLAEPRSVDDQVVWRDDRTLVYALPGDYGADLWTLPADGTGAPRRVSTAAVSPAYVR, from the coding sequence ATGACGCTGCGAACCCGCATCCTGGTCCTGGTCTGCGCCCTGGTCGTCCTGGCGGGCGTCGCGACGGCCTCCGTGCTGCACGCCTCGGCCCGCGCGGAGCGCCGGAACCAGGCCCGGCCGGGGGGCCCGCGGATCACCGCGGGACCCGTCTCCCTGACCGACTCCCGGCGGCTGGTGTTCCGCAACATGGCCTGGGGCCCGCACCGCGACGAGCTGACGTCCGTGGCGGCCTCCGACCCGTCGGGCCCGCGCACCGCGGCCAGGGTCAAGTGCCTGCGCTTCTACGCCGCTTCGGGCACGGGAGTGTGTCTCCAGGCGGTGCACGGAGCGATGCGGGACACCTACCGGGCGGTGATCCTCGACGCCGGTCTGCGGGTGAGGGCCCGCTACGAGGTGCCCGGCATCCCGTCCCGCGCGCGCGTCTCGCCCAGCGGACGGTACGCGGCCTGGACGGCGTTCGTGGGCGGCGACTCGTACGCGGGCACGAACTTCTCGACGCGGGCGGCGATCGTCGACACCCGCACCGGGAGGCTGACGCCGTCCCTGGAGGAGTACCGCGTGGTGAAGGACGGCAGGACCTACCACGCGGCCGACGTCAACTTCTGGGGCGTGACGTTCGCGGCCGACGACCGCACGTTCTACGCCACCATGGCCACGCACGGCACGACCCACCTGGTCCGCGGCGACCTGACCGCCCGCACCGTCACCACCCTGCGCGCGAACGTCGAATGCCCGTCCCTGTCCCCCGACGGCACCCGTATCGCGTTCAAGAAGCGCGTCAAGGGCCTTCCCAAGGACGCCCCGTGGCATCTGTACGTCCTCGATCTGCGCACCGGGCGCGAGACCCCGCTCGCCGAGCCCCGCAGCGTCGACGACCAGGTGGTCTGGCGCGACGACCGCACCCTCGTCTACGCCCTCCCCGGCGACTACGGAGCCGATCTCTGGACGCTCCCGGCCGACGGCACGGGAGCGCCGCGGCGCGTCAGCACCGCGGCGGTCTCTCCCGCGTACGTGCGCTGA
- a CDS encoding DUF4232 domain-containing protein: MNTIRNRTTLLAATGTALLALALTACGPGGSGTKSSGPQSGGTQQAASATASARNAAAAKGTGSTGGSAGSKNSAGSGTKSGSGSGTTAGSGGGGNANSDSYAYKHPCSGSQVSVNVTTGAGAAGRRVIAVRNNGANSCGLSHLPQVYLDGAKTSGKIVKPLVPSGLGGAPAVPVYAGRTAYAVIDLDPSGATTGTVAGVDELNVLADGDHMPDAETHDFPLGPGALVLKPKLGLYRSTIADAVASMKTADTRS, translated from the coding sequence GTGAACACCATCCGTAACCGCACCACGCTCCTCGCCGCCACCGGCACGGCTCTGCTCGCCCTGGCCCTCACCGCCTGCGGGCCGGGCGGATCCGGCACGAAGTCGTCCGGCCCGCAGAGCGGCGGCACCCAGCAGGCCGCCTCTGCGACGGCTTCCGCGCGGAACGCCGCCGCCGCGAAGGGCACCGGCAGCACGGGCGGTTCGGCCGGTTCCAAGAACTCGGCCGGCTCGGGCACGAAGTCGGGCTCGGGCTCGGGGACCACCGCGGGCAGCGGTGGCGGCGGCAACGCGAACAGCGACAGCTACGCCTACAAGCACCCCTGCTCGGGCTCGCAGGTCTCGGTGAACGTCACCACCGGGGCCGGCGCGGCCGGCCGGCGCGTGATCGCCGTCCGCAACAACGGTGCGAACTCCTGCGGGCTGAGCCACCTCCCGCAGGTCTACCTCGACGGCGCGAAGACCAGCGGCAAGATCGTCAAGCCGCTGGTCCCGAGCGGGCTCGGCGGGGCCCCCGCCGTCCCGGTGTACGCCGGGCGGACCGCCTACGCCGTCATCGACCTCGACCCCAGCGGGGCGACGACCGGCACCGTCGCCGGTGTCGACGAGCTGAACGTCCTGGCCGACGGCGACCACATGCCCGACGCCGAGACCCACGACTTCCCGCTCGGCCCGGGCGCGCTCGTGCTCAAGCCGAAGCTGGGCCTGTACCGGAGCACGATCGCGGACGCCGTCGCCTCGATGAAGACCGCGGACACCCGGTCCTGA
- a CDS encoding MFS transporter, translating into MYLADSRAGAPEAAAASAESAAPPRAGRRLAAVAPTVLALGTVSLITDVSSEMVTAVLPLYLVAGLGLSPLGFGLLDGVYNGFSALVRLVGGHLADRGGGRHKWVAGAGYALSAACKPLLLVARTLTPIGLVLAADRTGKGLRTAPRDALISLSSTPETRGRAFGVHRAMDTAGALLGPLAAFLILRATVDGYDAVFMVSFCVAVVGVLVLVLFVPGGPAARAPRTTTDGTTTPAAPTASTTPAAPRPTLRVALALLRRPELRGIALCALLLGLATVSDSFMFLLLQHRLGVPDRWFALLPVGTAGAFLLLAVPLGRLADRAGRWRVFLAGHGALLLAYALMLTSWHGTALPFAVLFLHGGFYAATDGVLMAAASDSVPAELRSSGLALVQTGQALARFVCSLGFGAAWTAWGDRTALTGSAVALALCALFALSLRPARRTPPEGTV; encoded by the coding sequence ATGTACCTAGCGGACAGCCGCGCCGGTGCACCGGAGGCCGCGGCGGCGTCCGCGGAGAGCGCCGCCCCGCCACGAGCGGGGCGGCGCCTCGCCGCGGTCGCGCCCACGGTGCTGGCCCTCGGCACGGTCAGCCTGATCACCGACGTCTCCTCGGAGATGGTGACGGCCGTGCTGCCCCTGTACCTGGTGGCGGGCCTCGGCCTGTCCCCTCTCGGCTTCGGGCTCCTCGACGGTGTCTACAACGGCTTCTCGGCGCTGGTCCGCCTGGTCGGGGGACATCTCGCCGACCGGGGCGGCGGCCGCCACAAGTGGGTGGCGGGAGCGGGCTACGCCCTCTCGGCCGCCTGCAAACCGCTGCTCCTGGTGGCGCGGACGCTGACCCCGATCGGCCTGGTCCTCGCCGCCGACCGCACCGGCAAGGGGCTGCGCACCGCCCCGCGCGACGCCCTGATCTCCCTGTCGAGCACCCCGGAGACCCGCGGCCGCGCCTTCGGCGTCCATCGCGCCATGGACACGGCGGGCGCCCTGCTGGGCCCGCTGGCCGCCTTCCTGATCCTGCGGGCGACCGTGGACGGCTACGACGCGGTGTTCATGGTGAGCTTCTGCGTGGCCGTGGTGGGCGTACTGGTCCTGGTGCTGTTCGTACCGGGAGGCCCGGCCGCGCGGGCCCCGCGTACGACGACCGACGGCACCACCACGCCCGCGGCTCCCACCGCCTCCACAACTCCCGCGGCTCCGCGCCCCACGCTGCGCGTCGCCCTCGCCCTCCTGCGCCGGCCGGAGCTGCGCGGCATCGCGCTCTGCGCGCTGCTGCTCGGCCTCGCCACGGTCAGCGACTCGTTCATGTTCCTGCTGCTCCAGCACAGGCTCGGGGTGCCGGACCGCTGGTTCGCGCTGCTGCCCGTCGGCACGGCCGGCGCGTTCCTGCTGCTGGCCGTCCCGCTCGGCCGGCTCGCGGACCGGGCCGGCCGGTGGCGGGTGTTCCTGGCCGGCCACGGCGCCCTGCTCCTCGCGTACGCCCTGATGCTCACGTCCTGGCACGGTACGGCGCTGCCGTTCGCGGTGCTGTTCCTGCACGGCGGCTTCTACGCGGCGACGGACGGCGTGCTCATGGCCGCGGCCTCGGACAGCGTGCCGGCGGAACTGCGGTCGTCCGGGCTCGCGCTGGTCCAGACGGGTCAGGCGCTGGCCCGGTTCGTCTGCTCGCTCGGTTTCGGCGCGGCCTGGACCGCCTGGGGCGACCGGACGGCGCTCACGGGGTCGGCCGTGGCGCTCGCCCTGTGCGCCCTGTTCGCGCTGAGCCTGCGCCCGGCCCGCCGTACTCCCCCGGAAGGCACGGTATGA
- a CDS encoding alkaline phosphatase family protein, which translates to MSGRNVYIRGRALVASAIAFTAAAVGLWTGFAGSAPAHAAAAVPTPDHVVVVVFENHAYSQVIGSSSAPYINSLKTGGANLSQSYAETHPSQPNYFALFSGATQGITDDSCYTPGFSSAPNLASELIAAGRTWGSYNETLPSQGSTTCSSGNYARKHNPWFGFSNVPTSSAKTFAQFPTDYTTLPQVSFVTPNLCSDMHDCSVSTGDTWLNTNLSAYATWAKTHNSLLVVTFDEDNRLAGNKIPTVLYGQQVTPGSSSATTYNHYDLLRTLEDMQGLTSHAGNAASGKDITGIWTS; encoded by the coding sequence GTGTCCGGCAGAAACGTGTACATCCGCGGCCGTGCCCTCGTGGCGTCGGCCATCGCCTTCACCGCCGCCGCGGTCGGGCTGTGGACCGGATTCGCCGGTTCGGCCCCCGCGCACGCCGCGGCCGCCGTCCCGACCCCGGACCACGTCGTCGTCGTGGTCTTCGAGAACCACGCGTACAGCCAGGTGATCGGCTCCTCCAGCGCCCCGTACATCAACTCGCTCAAGACCGGCGGGGCCAACCTCTCCCAGTCGTACGCCGAGACGCACCCGAGCCAGCCCAACTACTTCGCCCTGTTCTCCGGTGCCACCCAGGGCATCACGGACGACAGCTGCTACACGCCCGGGTTCTCCTCGGCGCCCAACCTCGCCTCCGAGCTGATCGCCGCTGGCCGGACCTGGGGCAGCTACAACGAGACGCTGCCCAGCCAGGGTTCGACCACGTGCAGCAGCGGGAACTACGCCCGCAAGCACAACCCCTGGTTCGGCTTCAGCAACGTACCGACGTCCAGCGCGAAGACGTTCGCCCAGTTCCCGACGGACTACACGACGCTCCCGCAGGTCTCCTTCGTCACCCCGAACCTGTGCAGCGACATGCACGACTGCTCGGTGTCCACCGGTGACACCTGGCTGAACACCAACCTGAGCGCGTACGCCACCTGGGCCAAGACCCACAACAGCCTGCTCGTCGTCACCTTCGACGAGGACAACCGGCTCGCCGGCAACAAGATCCCGACCGTGCTGTACGGCCAGCAGGTGACCCCGGGGTCGTCGTCCGCCACCACCTACAACCACTACGACCTGCTGCGCACGCTGGAGGACATGCAGGGCCTCACGTCGCACGCGGGCAACGCGGCCTCCGGCAAGGACATCACGGGCATCTGGACGTCCTGA